AATGTTTGGAAGAGGAGCGGACGTGGTTCCTAACCAGAGTCATGGAACAGTTTGGCCGCAGTGAGTGGAACTAACGCATTGTTATTACAACAAGTGGTCCCAACAGTTCGATCAAGAAGTTCATTCCCGAGTCTCAAGTCTTGTCCATGCAAGGCTGTCCCACGGGGCCAAAGGGATACGCAGCCGACGAGAGGGGCTTCGAGCAGCCCGAGCTTGAGCTCGCTCTTGAACATTTGCTAAAGAAACGTCCCGTTCTAAAGCAACTTGAAACACAGCTCAAAACTATTATGGATGAGTGTTCTAATATGTCTCATCTTGGCCACAGAATCGTCGACTGGCTCAGTCACCACAAGCGAGGAGCAGCAATCGAATCCATCAGCGCAGATATCAGTAGGCTGCGCCCAGTGACACCAGAGAATGTCGTGCGCGTGTTCATCGAAAGCCACCCTCTGGAAAAGCAAGCACTGGCAAACGAGACCTGTCTATGGGTCAAATATGCCATGCAACCATTGACAATTGAGGCTCTGGGTCACGCAATCGCTGGGACGACACTATTACCCGGTGATATACTCCGAGATTTGGATCACGAGCAGCTTGCCCAAGATCTTTCAAGAATTCTCTGTGGAGTCATCGTCATAGAGAACCGAGAAGTCAAGTTCTCGCACCCCTCGTTTTACTCTGCACCACCCCTGCCACTGGGGGATGAatccgaggatgaggaaccAAAAGCCAGCCACTGCCATCTCGCACATGCGTGCTTGAAATACCTCTCGACCTACGAAGTGCAAGAGAGTTATTCCAGATTTCGAGTTGAAAATCATGACGCAAGCTTTCTCAGTTGTCCCCTCATTGTCCCTCGAGACGATCTTCTCTACTATGCTGTTCAATTCTGGCCTGAGCACTATCGACTCGGCAACAATCCTCAACGCAGTGAGAGCTCATCACTTACCGAACTGGCATACAGCTACTTCGACAACATAAGAACTCGTCGAGATTGGTGTGAGGCCTATTACCTACTTTCAAACACTTTCACGCGCAATCAGCGAAACTACCTCACTCCATTGCCCGTCGCCGCCGCGCTTGGATGGAAAGATCTTCTTAGTATACTAATCCCCCAAATCAAGGGCTCGAAGTGGTTTCAGCAAGACTTTTGCCTGGCAATCACGGAAGCAGCGCGGAACGGCCATGCAGATGTCGTTGGCAGACTCTTGAACGAGGTTCAAGAGGTTGAAGAGTCGGCGCTGAGAGACGCCATCTTTTGGGCTGCATCCCCTGGGAACGAACAGACCATGATTCAACTTCTCCACATGGTTAAATCGCCCCAAAGCTTTCACTGGCCTGAGAATATCCTTTTCCGCGGTGCATCTGCTGGACTTGAACCCCTAGTATCGATTTTGTGCGGGTCTGGTTACGACCTGAACGAATGGAACGACCAATCTCGCTACACAGCTCTTCAGGCAGCCATTTTCTGGGGTCATTACGATGTGGCCAAGATCTTGGTAACCTCTGGAGCCGATCTGACTGTCCGGGACACCGAGGGCAGGACCCCCTTGCTCATGGCTACTAGGTTAGGCCAGCCAGAGATGGTGCAGTTGCTCCTCGATCACGGCGCCGACATCAACGACAAAGACAATGACAGCTACTCAGTTGTACACACGGCTGTTAATGCAGGCGATTATCAAGTGCTCGATTTGCTCCTCAAAGCTGGGGCCGACGTCCACTCTAGTGACCCCGCGGTCGACCTACCTCCCCCCATCACTCTTGCAGCGAGCTCCAACGGTAATTATTGCATTCGTGTCCTTTTGGAACATGGCGCAGATGCACGTACTCCCTCAAGCAATGGATCCCCTCTCTACACTTGCTGCGACACAGTTCAGATGATTGAGGCCTGTCGTTTGCTTCTCGAGCACGGAGCGGATCCAAACGAGTCTTCCGAGGAAAGGGTAATGCTTCTTGTTCGCGCCTTGGGTTCCCAGAGCAAGGAGATGATCAGTCTCCTAATTGAACACGGCGCCAAACTCGACTCTTTCGATCCGTGCGAGAGCCTGGAGCTCAGGACACCCTTGTCAAACGCCGTTGGGGAGTGCTCTGTCGACATGATAGagttcctcatcaacaaaGGAGCCTCGGTCAACTACGCCCCTGAGGGGACTCAATCTCCTCTGTTTGCCGCAGCCTATCAGGGGTCAGACATTGAAAAGGTGAAGTTTCTCCTCAGCAAGGGCGCGGATATCAACCGGACATGGACTAATGACTGGACTGTGATTCACGCTTCCTACGACGCCCCCGAGTTTGTGTCACTCATCCTTGAGCACGGCGCAGATATCAACGCAGTGAGTGATGACTATGGCACTGCCTTGATGAAGGCCGCTCGATGGGGAGACATCAACACTATCAGGGCAATAATAGCACATGAGAGTCCGAAAGCAGACCTCAACTTGGAAGTCAACCCAGGTGGTGTGGACCGTTCATTTTCGGCTCTCTTTTATGCCGTTGAGAACCACAACTTTGACTGCGCGAGGCTCCTCCTCGAAGCTGGAGACGAACTGGCCGAGTGTAGAGACCCAAAACAAGTTCTATGGGGGTTTCCAAACCCCCTGTCTGAAGAAAAGATCCCAGAACTGCTCAGTTTCATGAAGCTCTGCCTCCAGAAAGGGACAGATGCCAATTACGCCGATGAAAACAAAAACACAGCACTACACTGGCTGAAGCAATATACGCCAGTGCAAGTCGTCAAGCTACTAATCGACTCGGGGGCCCCAGTCAATTCTCTGAATGGCCAAGGTCTGACGCCGCTGGCCGTTGCCACCCAGGAGGGCAACGTCGCCGTGATGAAATACCTCATCACCAGAGGAGCCCGGGCAGATATCTACATCCCGCACCTCGGAAGCCTTTTGCACATAGCCTGCCATCAAGAAGAGAACGTTGATGACAAAGTCTATCTCGAAATGGTGCAAATTCTTGCCGACGCCGGAGCCGATCCCAATGCTCCTGGTCCTTTACCCGCTGGCGAGCCTCTCTTATACTCGACCATTTCCGAAAAGTCCTACTTGACCCACCATCGCTCTGTTTTCAGATATCTTGTGAGCGACCTTCGTGTGGACGTCAACAAGGCCACCAACTCTGGAGAAACCCCCATCATCGCTGTAGCCAGACACGGCAACCTGAAGAAACTGCGGTATCTCATTCGCCATGGGGGCAACATCAACGCCGCCGATAATGAGGGTCGACGCGTCATCCACTATGTTGCTGCTAGTGCGGAGCCCTACATTGGATACAAGAAGATTCGCTACTTTGCCAAAGCCGGCGCTGATCTATATACCCCGGACAACTACGGGCGGACCCCTTTACACATTGCAGTAGGCGGGAGAGACCCTGTACAGTGTGCCATGATAATCCTCAAAGCATCTACCCAGAGCTTGGATGTCAACGTCAAGgatatggatggatggacacCTCTCATGTATGCATGCAGGTCCGAAATGGCCGACACCAATATGCTCAACATGCTCGTGAAAGAATACGGAGCTGATGTCTGGCCCGTGAGCTACGACGGCCAGTGGTCAGCCCGGAAACTCGTCAATTTGGTCGATCTTTCGGACTATGATTGTCCACTCGAACTTTTGGAGCCTCCTGAGGACAAGAGGGAGCGCATCGGCCCAGGCGGAGTCAAGCAAATCTGGGACCCTGCATTCCACACGACAACGCCAGAGAATTTTATCAACGCAAGGTGTGAAAGCTGTCTCCTGGTAAGTCGTCAAGCTTTATGCTTCCATGTGGTCGCTAATACATCTCGTATCGATAGCCGAGTTCTGGCCAGTGGGATAGGTGTCGAGACTGTACTGAACCTATCTGGTTCTGCTTCAAGTGCTTCCCGCATAGAAACGAGGTGCACGAAACAGGTCACACCTTCAAACTATGCACCTTTTTTATCGATTCAGAGGACGAGCGGAGCGAGCACAGCGGCCAGGATGGCGAGGCGTCGGATGGTGAAGAATCCGAAGCGTTTAGGGCGGGCTCCGGATCTTCTGGGACCGAGGAGACTGACACTGTaaccgacgacgatgacgatgatgatgatgatgatgatgatgattagATTGAAAGCAGCTGTTGTAGTTCATTCGAAGGCACTTGAGGTTGGGCTTTGGTTGTCGTTGCAACTCTTGATGAACTTCACGTCAAGGGCTGGGTTAAAGCAGGGTGAACCAactgtatgtatgtatgtatgtatgtatgtatgacCATGCCTATGTACAAAGTTTCATGAGAAGAAAATGGATTCCCTCGCCTATTCCAGCTTCTTTAAATCTTCTTAAACACAGAAAGACTAGAAAGTGCTGCGCCAGGCCACGAAAATAGAGTGTTCGAGTTACAAGACGACCCGAGGGCCTGGTTGTTCATCCAAGCAGGCTCCCAGTAGTACAGTCCCCTTCCACGGTTAACCTTACTCACAATGCTGGCGACCTTTTCAATAAACTGAGTCTGGCCAGCGGCGGAAAATGGAATGTTGCGCATGTCGCTAGGGAAAGCCTCCGCAGGCGAAGGGCAAGAGGTAGGCCAGTTGAGCTCGCTAACAACGATTTCCTTGCCCCATTTGCTAGCCATGTTCTTCAACGACGTCTCGAGAGCCGAGAAGGTAGCACCGGCTCCGTAGAAAGGATAGTAAGAGACGCCCATCATGTCAAAGTCGGAAAGCTTGAGGGCTCCAGCGTTGAGGACATTAGTGTAAAAGTACTCTTGAGTACCCCAGTCCCAACCCTTGTCGAGGTGGATCAtgatcttgggcttggggttGAGGGAAGAATCCTTGATGCCGAAGGCTGCGGAGTTGAGAAGTCGACCGATGTTGTAAAATGACTTGGTCGAACCAGTAGGGAAGAGAAGACCAGCAGTGATCTCATTGCCGATAGAGATAATAGAGGGCGCGACGCCAGC
This region of Fusarium falciforme chromosome 5, complete sequence genomic DNA includes:
- a CDS encoding Arabinogalactan endo-beta-1,4-galactanase, with the translated sequence MVALRFLAFISYCSLALSALTYRGVDWSSLLLEEAKGIKYTNGGSSQSLEKILVANGVNSVRQRVWVNPSNGDYNLDYNLKLAKRAKAAGLSVYLTLHFSDTWADPANQKIPSGWPTGIDDLSWRLYNYTLQVSNAFQSAGVAPSIISIGNEITAGLLFPTGSTKSFYNIGRLLNSAAFGIKDSSLNPKPKIMIHLDKGWDWGTQEYFYTNVLNAGALKLSDFDMMGVSYYPFYGAGATFSALETSLKNMASKWGKEIVVSELNWPTSCPSPAEAFPSDMRNIPFSAAGQTQFIEKVASIVSKVNRGRGLYYWEPAWMNNQALGSSCNSNTLFSWPGAALSSLSVFKKI